The Trichocoleus sp. FACHB-46 DNA window TCTACAACCGTGGCAATGCTGTACACACCACCGAGCCGCTCGTAGAGAGAAGTTGCTTGAGATTGCATAGTTGGTTTTCCTGGGGGTTAATGCTTATTGTTCCCGACGGCAAAGGTAGGTATCCCAGCGCTTCAAGCAACGCAACAAGCGATCGCTTTAGAGCTGAGGCTGGTATTCTCGCTGGATTTCTTCAAGGGCTTGCCGCAGATCATCGGCATGGAGCCAACCAACGAACCCACCATAGAGGCATTGCCCTCTCGGACTGGCGACAAAGACGTGATCCACGCCAAAGGGATTTTTCCAGGTGCGCATTGTCGTGCCATCCTCAAAGGTGAAAAGGGTTTGCGATCGCTCAAAATCACGACGGTGAGCATCAGTCATGCCCGCCACTAAACGTAAGCGCTGAATCAGGTGTCCACTCAATTCAGATTCCTCAGTTGATTCGCCCCAAAAATCACGGATCGCAGCGGCCACAGCAGGGTGATTCTTTAAAGTGGCATGGGGCAAGCCGTAGATGCAGACAAACTTGGCATGACGGAACTTACTCGACTCAACTGGAATCGTGCCATCGCTGCCGCCATCATAGTCTCCGGCGATCGTCAGAGTTGGAATCACAGCTGCGATCGTCTCAGCAATGGTTCGGCGGTTTTTGCCCAAGTCCCGCGCAATGCCTAACCCAAACTGCAATGGATCGAAAATGCGGCCCAAGTCTGAACCACCCACTGGAGAGGCAACAAGCACTAACGAGTCTACCTGCGACCACCATTCGGGATGGCGATTCAGCACTTCGAGCCAAATCAAACCGCCCATCGAGTGCCCAATAATGCGGATGGGAGTTTCGGGGTAGGTCGCCAACATATCGATCGCAACCTGCTCCACATGCTCAATCAGTGGCTCGATCCGTAGCCAAGTTTTAACAAAACCCAGATTCGGCGTGACTACCTGGGTCTGAGGCGAAGCAAGACTCTGAGCCAGGGCAGTAATCTCCCGACTACTATCGGCCCAACCATGCTGAGCATAGAGAATAAAATCCGGTGTCTCGCTCACCTTATACTCCCATTGTCACTCGGAGATTTTTACTAATGCTGCGATCGCACACTCTTACTTACACAAAGGCTTACCCACGCAAGGGGAGCGCCAGCAAACAGCCACCCAGTAAACCTAAGGCAGTAGTACCACCAAAAGTCCAAGCGGTTTGCTTCCTACTGTAGCCTGTCCCCAACATCTGGCCCCAAGCGACTGCTCCCAGTCCCGCTCCAGACACGCCCAACAGCAGCAAAATCGCGAAGGGAAACTTGCCAGATACCAGGATTGCGCCAGTTCCTTCATTATCCGCAAATAGCCAACTTGCGGTTGTAATCGCAACTGCGCCAATCGCGCCCACCCAAAGACTATCCTTGACAGCCGCTCGCCAACTCCAACCCAGAAATTTGAGCATCACCAACAAAGTGAAGGTGACTACACCACAGACCGCCAAAAGCACGACAGAAACTCCCGCCGCTGCCATCACTGCGATCGCCCCTACCAATGGTGCAAACCAAGTCAGAGATTCCTCAAACAGCCAGGCGATTGAGCCGAGCCAAGCAATCACCCAAGCCAACCCTGCCCCTGGATGCATACCAATCAAGAAACCAAAGCAACAGTATCCTACCCCTAGCAACAATAAAGAGGGCCAAGGTAAATCGGCTTGAAACTCTTTAACCGTGGTTCGTCGGGGCCTTGCAGAAGTTGACAGCGCCAGAGTTTCTACCAATTCAGGAGTTTCCTTCCTCGCTGCTTCACTACTAATCACTGCTGCATCTTCTAGTGGTGTGTCGGTCTCAGGCTCAGCAGCAGCGATCGCCTCAAACATGGTGCCATCAGGCAAGGTTGCCCCTGTCCAATCAACGGCTTCCAATATCGCCCCTGCAAGAATAGCTCCGGTGAAGTTGGCTTTGCGACAGGTAGCTCCTGTGAGGTTAGCCCCGGTTAAATCAACGTTGCTGAAGTTGGCTTTGGTTAAGTTAGCTTGGCTCAGGTTGGCTTGTTTAAGATTCGCCCCTGTGAAGTTGGCTCGATTGAAATTACTTTGCGCTAAGTTGCTACCTGCTAAATCAGCTCCCTGCAAATCTGCCCAAGCAAAGTCCCGCTTCCCTACCGCATACCGTTGTAGGAGTTCATTTACATCCATACTGCCCCCTGATCTCCGCGATTTTGGCACAAGAGGCTTCAAGAGAGCGAGAAAGTGTAATTAAATTAATTTTGCTTGGCGGTAATCAACTGGCGAATCACCTGAGCCGTCCCAGGAGCTAGCAAAACGCCATTGCGGTAGTGACCTGTGGCGAGTAAAACATTACTGTAACCTGGCAGCGGCCCAATGATGGGGGCAGGACGGCCTTCGGGTCGGGGCCGCAAACCAGACCAAGTTTTGAGTATGGTGGCTTTAGCTAAGGCAGGGCAGAAGGCGATCGCTTGCTCCAAAACTATTTGCAATTGCGCTTCATCCGCCACAACTTCCTCACCAGCAGCAAATTCGACCGTTGCCCCCACCCAGCACTGATTCGAGCCTAAAGGCACAATATGCACATCGTTGCCTGTAATTACAGGTTGCTTTTCCAGAATACCTAGGGGTTGGTCGAGTTGCAGATGTAGCGCTTGACCTAAAACTGGGCGAATTTCAATCGATTGTTGCAGAGCGGCAGTTAGGGGTGTGGAGCCTAAGCCCGCTGCCACGACCAACCAATCAATCTCAAAGTTTCCCGCTGTCGTTTGTAACTGAGCACAAATCTGTGAATTGCTGGAGTCGGAGCTACAAGTGACGGTCTCGACAGCAGCCTCAAAGTGAAAGGTTACACCGTTGCGTTCGGCAGCTGTGACCAGGGCGCGTGTGAGAGCCATCGGATCGACTTGGCGATCGCGAGGTGAGTAGATGGCCGCACTGATCGAATCCGAGTTGAGATAAGGGTACTGATCCTGAAGCTGAGCTGCATCCAGAATCTCTAACTCCCAGCCTTGACTTTTTCGGGTTTCAGCCAAGGTTTGCCATTTAGTGAGGTCTTCCTCGGCAAAACACAGCTTCAAAATACCGTTGCGATTCCAGGGAATGGTGCAGCCTGCGATCGCCTCTAGTTCTGGAATTAGAGTTTCGTACCGCTCCATACTGGCAAGCCGCAACTGCCAAGCTTTACCTTTCACTTTGTGGCTAATGATGCCCATCAACACACCCAAGGCAGCTCCCGTTGCGGCTTGAGCAGGAAGTTGGCGATCGAACACAGTGATCGTCAATCCTGGTATTTGGCTGAGTTCATAAGCGATCGCAGCTCCCACGACCCCACAACCCACCACAGCAACACGACTCATAGATTTCGCTTCAAAATTAAGAGCCTAGGATGCCACATTCAAAACCCCTCTCCCACGGGAGAGGGGTTTGGGGAGAGATCTTTTTTCTAGCTGTTGGGCACGAGTTGGAAGAAAGCGTCAAAGTCTTTTAACGCTTCCGCATAGTTGCGAATCGCTTGACGATAATCGCCGTTCTGAGCCGCTTCATCGATTTCTTCTAGGTGAGTAAAAATGTCTTGAGCAGCTTGCCGCGCTTGCCCTTGAGCATCGGGCAGTAAGTTGCGAGCCAAATTTCCCATTCTGATCCGCAACTCTCCTAGAGGACCGTGAATAAAGCCGCGAACATCGATCCATTCACGATTTTCGATTAGAGTTGCCAACTCTGGCATGCGACCGCGAAGGGCAGTGATACCAGAGGCATAACTTTGGATGCGCTCGACTTGAGTGGGGCTGTAAGTCAGGGTTTTGGTGCTGGTGGGGCTACTGCAACTGACGAGAAACGCTGTGACGAAGGCCAGTGCTAGAGCCAAAATTGACCGATAGTGTCTCATAACTCTACTTGTTTACCACTTGCAAAATTAATTGCCTTGTTGATTAGAACCTATCCCAAAACTCAAATCAGTTTTTAGAGAGGCGCTTAGGGGGCGACCATTTATAATTTTCGTAAAGAAATATATCTCAAGACTGTACTCAAAGTCTTCTTCCTAAATAAAGACTGCGAGATCTTAAGGCAGCGATCGCCTAAATCTAACTAGCACCTCAATCCTAGCTAGGCTCAATGACTTTGACGACGTAGGAAAGGTAAGAGCACCTCATTCACCTTTTCATACCAGTCTTCTTGTGCATAGTGTCCCACTTCCTCTAGTTTTACTAGCTCTGCATCAGGAACCGCTTTAGTAAAGTTTTCGGCCATGCTAAACGGCAACCAAGGATCAGACATGCCCCAAGCCACCAAAATAGGCCGCTCCCAGTTAGCAAAGCCTGGCTCAATTTCTGCGGTGGCTGTTGGCAGTTGTAAGTTGCGTAGCGTATATAGCAGCGATCGCCCCGCATCCGAGCTTTTGAGAAAAGGCCGCCGATACACATCCAAATCCTTGTCAGCCACCTGGTAAGGCCCACCTCCTTCTAGCAACCGATCGACCAGCAAGGGGTCTTGCGTCATCATGTCACCCACCAAGGGCAATCCCATTTGTTGGATCTTCCAAGGCAGCTTTGCAGTGGTAGAGAGCGGCGTATTGAAAATAGCCAAGCGCTCGATCTGGTCAGGATTTTGTAAAGCGTAGCGGAGTCCTACAGCTCCCAAAAAACCTTGCACCACCAGGGAAAACCGTTCCACTTCCAGCGCTTGCAACAAGTCTGCCAAAGCTCCGACAAAAGCATCAGGCGTGTAAGCAAAATCTCGCTTATCTGGCTTGGCAGAAAAGCCAAACCCCGGCCAATCGGGGGCGATCGCGCGAAAACCTTGCTCGGCTAAAGCAGGCAACACCTGCCGCCAACTGTAACTTTGGGAAGGAAAACTGTGCAGCAGCAGCACTGGCGGCTTATCCGTTGAGTTCATCGGGTTTGCTTCTCGGCAAAACCATTTCAACGGCCCTACTTCAACCAAACGCTCCTCAACTGCCACAGCTTTTCTCCCACAAGCTCAAGTGGTCTGAGCTTACCGCTGAACGGTAGCCTAAACAAGCTGACGTTTCTTGGAGATGCGCGCTTAGCGAAACGCCTCCTATCCTGCGAAGACTTTTGGTTTCACTCTATTTGTAAAAAAATATTAAAAATATGGCATGTAAAGCGTTTTGTAACTTTAGATACAGAAAAATTTGTTATATTGATTAAACAACCCATAAATGCTCAGATCGATTCATCTAATAGGAGAACTATTTATGTCTGCTCAAGATCAAGCTCGTGCTTTAATGATGCGCCACCACCACTTGATCAAAAATCGTCAGCAATCGATGCTGGGTCGTGCCGCGGCAGAAGTAGGTATGCCTGCTGAAGCATCAGAGTACTGGAACCATATTCAAGGCAAAGCTCATCCCTCTTTCCGAGCTTCCTACGATCGCAGTCACGCTTCCCTCAGTTAATTGACGCCAGACGGCTCTGTTTCCTGTTTATTTGGGCTTTTGTTGATTGTTTATATAAGTAGAAACACTTTGTTGAGGTCTAAGTTGATTAGCCTTCAGCTAGCCAGTTCCTATTAGAATGACTGCATCAAACTTAAAAAGGGCGCTTTCCCCGGTGGGAGAGCGCCCTTAAAACTGTCACAAATCGTGGATGTCAAGCTGAGCACACAAACACGAATTCAGGAGGGCGATCGCTTTACTCCAAAGCCCGCGTCAGAAGTCTGCATTTGTTAAGGCTGGTCTTGGAGAGCCTTCAGGTCATGCTCTACCATCAATTCCACCAACTCTTGAAAAGAATGCTGAGGCTGCCAGCCTAGTTGATTGCGGATTTTGTCGATACAGCCCATTAACTGGACAGGCTCATCAGGTCTGTAAAAGGCAGGATCAACCGAAACATAATCTTCCCAGTTCAAGTTCACGCAGCTAAAGGCGCATTCCACCAACTCACGCACGGAATGAGTCTCACCACTAGCAATAATGTAGTCATCTGCTTCTTGCTGTTGCAGCATCAACCACATCGCATAGACGGCATCTTTGGCATAACACCAATCCCGTTTCGCATCAAGATTCCCCAGCTTCAGCTCATTTAGCAAGCCCAGTTTAACGAGGGCTGCTGCTCGCGTGATCTTGCGAAACACAAATTCTGCTCCCCGTCTAGGAGATTCATGCGTGTACGTAATGCCGCAGCAAGTGTAGAGATTGTACTGCTGACGATAATTCACGCTCATCCAGTGAGCATAGGCTTTGGCTACCCCATAAGGATTCCGAGGCCGAAAAGCGGTGCGCTCTGTTTGCGGGGATTCATCCGGTTGCCCGAAGACTTCGCTACTAGAAGCTTGATAAAATTTAGCATCCGGTTTACAACGGCGAATTGACTCTAGAAGCCGAGAAACGCCTAGCGCCGTATACTCAGCCGTCAAGGAAGGCTGGGTCCAAGAAGTAGGAATATAGCTTTGAGACGCAAGATTATAAATTTCGTCTGGTTGCGCCTCAATAATGGCATCCATCAAGGAGCACTGGTCTAGTAAGTCTCCAGAAAGGATTTTGATGTCATCGGAAAAATGACTAATACGACTAGAATTACCAGAACTAGAACGACGGACCAAACCGAAAACTTGATATCCCTTAGTTAAAAGTAGCTCGGCAAGATAGGAACCGTCCTGTCCTGTAATGCCTGTGATTAGTGCAGATTTAGAAGACATAAATGAGGCAACTGCTGCTGTTTGTGCTTCAGAATACGAAGAGTGGAGCTGTATTGTTAGTAGCTACTAATCTATTACACAATCTGCAAGGTGCTTAAGTTCAAAGGCGGTAATCTTCATATTCCCTTGTTAAATGAGGGCTATAGCAGGGGTCATGTTTAATGAAGCTTTGCCATTTAGCTCTGAAATAAGCTAAATCTGGTTCGCAAACTTTATCTTCCTTCGACTCATAATGATATAGAGCAACGTGAGGCAAATATATGTTTCTATATCCTTGCTCTACCATCTTTAAACATAAGTCTACGTCGTAATATTGATGGGTTAATTTTTCATCAAAGCCTCCAATTTGCTCATAAACTTCTCGCTTACACATGAGGCAAGCGCCAGAAACAGCGGAGAAGTTATTGATGGCTTGAATTTGAAACATATAACCTGAAGCTGTTGCAGGCAGATACTTGTGGTTACAGCCTACAGCATCACGAATGCCGACAATTAAGCCAGCATGTTGAATGGTGTCATCGTCATATCGCAATAAAGCTCCAACTGCGCCAATAGATTGTCTCTGTGCCTGTTCCAGCATGGCACCAATCCAATCTGGAGTAATCACTGCTGTATTGGCATTTAGAAATAGTAAATAGCTGCCTTGAGCTTGACGAGTTCCATAGCGGCTGAGGCTAGAACTAGAACAAGGCTTAGAAAGCTGATGATGTTTAAACTTTGTTGGTTCTTTAGCTTGCCACTGAGCAAGAAGGCGATTTGTATCTTGAGAAACAGTGCGATCGCTAACAACAATCACTTCATAGTTTGGATAAGTACTTTTTGTAAAAATAGATGTTATACAGTTTTTAATAAAAGCTTGGTGCTCACTGGTTACTGGAATGATAATACTAACTAGATATTGCTCTGGTAGCTGATAACGAACATGATAAATTCCTAAAAAGCCAGGTGCATCTAAAACTTTTCCAGGCTCTCCACGGCGCTCAATCGATTCTTCTAGGGCTTTTTGAGCTGCAATGTACGCGTAAGGTTTGACATCTTCCTCACCAGTGGCTGTAGATTCGGGATGGATTCTCCAGCAGTAAAGCACCTTGGGAATATGAAAGACTTGATTCGTTTTTTCAGTAAATCGTAGGACTAAATCATAATCTTGGCTGCCTTCATAACCCACACGGAAGCCACCGATTTGATCGAGTAAAGAGCGCCGGTAAACTCCTAAGTGACAGGTGTACATGCGAGACAAAAAGGAGTCTGGACACCAGTCAGGTTTAAAGGCAGGTTCTAGCAGTTGGCCTTGCTCATTCAGCTTATTTTCATCTGAGTAGATCATGTCTGCTTCAGGATGCTGATTGAGCAACAGAGCTACTTCATATAAAGCATCTGGCGTTAGCAAATCATCATGATCAAGAAGTGCTACAAACTCCCCTGTGGCTATTTCTAACGCTGAATTAGAAGAACGAGAAATGTGGCCGTTCTCGCTTCTAAAGACCACTTTAATCCTGGGATCTTGAGCAGCATATTCTGCCAAAATCTCTTTTACATGAGGCTGTGTAGAGGCATCATCAGCAATGCACAATTCCCAATAAGGATAAATCTGGTCAAGAACTGAGGCGATCGCCTCTCGCAAAAAAGTTTCTGGTGTGTTGAAGACGGGCATTAACACGCTAATAGTTGGCTGATACCGAAACACCTTCAGCGTCTCAGCCATCTTAGCTAGGTCAGCCTCTCGCGGGAATTTCTTATTAAGCCATTGCTGATAAGTAGGGTTAGCGCTTAGAGGTACTTCTAAAGCAGGTGGATGCGATTCAGCCAAAAGTGAGGGGCTAGCAAGCTTAAAATAAAGCTTCCTAAAAATTCTCGCTAGGACCGGATTCAACCCTTCAGTTTTGAGCAGGAAGAGTAGTCGAGGAACTCGCTCTAGCACACGTTTAGAACGTAGCACAGAATTTTTTAGCATTGGTCTAACCTCTGCATTTGGTTTATTCCTTCGTCAGGATTTCTTGTAGCTTGGCAGTAAATGCTTCCTTAGAACCTTCTGCTTCGATCCTGCGTAAAATATTAAACCTCAGTTTCTCCCATAACTCAGCGTTGGTATATAACTGGACGCACTTTTGAGCAAACTCATTCGGGTCGTCTGCAACTAGCAACTCTATGCCGTCTTGCCAACCTAGCTGAGCGGCAATCAGTGAGGTCGTGACCACTGGCAGTCCATGAGAAGCGGCCTCATAGATTTTCAAGGGAATCCCGGCAGCAAAGCGAGTGGGGACAACAAAGAGACGAGCGCGGTTGTAATAGCTTTCCAAGTTATTCACTCGGCCCATCACCTGAATGTGGTCATTAGCTAGGTTGAAAACTTTTTCAGAGCTGTTAAACCCAACAATTTTGAACTTTAAGTCTGCGTCTAGCTGCGCTTGAATTTGCGGAAATACTTGATTGGCAAACCAAATCACTGAGTCTGCATTGGGACTGAAATCATCATGAATAGCTCCAACAAACAAAATGTCAGACCGTTGCTTAAAGGAATTTTCAGTGGGACGTAAAGCTACTGTGTGGCTCAATGTATGCACGGTAGGAAATCCACACTCAGCAAATTTCTTACTTTCCGGTTCTGAAACCGAAATAACTGAGCTAACGCCTGCTGCTAACTTAACTTCATCTTGAATTAAAGCGTCAATCTCAGCTTCAGAAACTTCTTGGCCATTCAATCGGCGATAAGCCACTTCCCGTAAGGAGAAGAGCGCTTCGGCATCGTAAATAACTTTGGTATTGCTGAATAATTCGGGATGCCCCGTGAAGATGGGTTGAAAGATTTGCATGTTGTGAGGGCGGCTAATAATGATGGCCTCATAGTAGCCAGCTCGTTGCTGCAAAAATTCTGCCAGCTTGGGCCTACCTTGCTCGGTCATCACCTCTACGACTTTAGGGATGTCCCGATAAACTGTATCCCAGTCTCCTTCATCAATTAGATCATTGAGAGGATAAAAAGTGACAGTGTAACCTAGCTCAATTAGAGATAGAAGAATTTCTCTGGCTCTGGGATAACCAGCACCTAAGAAGGTATGGGGAACTCGGTCATCAATGAAAAGAACGCGAGGCTGCTTGTTAGCTGTGGTGCGAGCCAACAAGATATTAGCGGGGTCTGGCAAGTGGTGAGCTTGCAAGCGATCGCGATGATTGTTGACAAAAATCTCACGATTTTTAGCCTGTAACTGTAAAGCAGCATCACTCGATTTTGAACTAGCAAATTCGAAGTGTAGGATTACCGCATCGGGGTCGTAAACTACACGTTTGCCTGAGCGCCATAATCGTAAACAGTAATCTGCTTCTTCGTAGTAGGCAGGCTTGTAATCTTCGTCGAAGCCGCCCATTTGCAAAAAGAGTTCTCGACTCGTGAGGAGAAATGCGCCAGAGCAATAATCTACGTCGCGCCCAAACATATACTCGGGAGCAAACGGAGAGTCGCCTCGGCCATAGCCTAAACAAGAGCCATCTTGCCAGATAATACTTCCAGCTTCTTGCAAACTGCCATCAAGCAGCAAAATCTTGCCACCTACAGCGCCGATGTCCTCTGCACTCTCAATCGTTTTAACCGCAGAGGCAATGCTGCCGGGGAGGACTTGGGCATCATTGTTCAGGAATAATATGTATTTTCCTTGAGCGACTTTCGCGGCTTGATTACTTGCTAATAAGAAGTGATGATTTTCACTATTGCGAATAATCCTGGCACCTTGAATGCGATCCAGGAGCACGCTAGTGTCATCAGAAGAAGCATTGTCAACGATGACAACTTCGAAGGAGTTATAAAAGTTTTCGGATAAAGACCGTAAGCACTGGAAAGTTAGCTCGGCTCTATTATATAAAACTAAAACAACTGTAACTAAGGGAGTTTGGCTGGTAGGAAGGTGTAGCTTTGCTCCTGATGCTAAAAAGCTCTTTAAGACATGCTTGTATGTAGTGGTTACAGTCTGTTTGTGGCGTTCTAACTCTAAAGGAACGACTGCTTTTGGTGCGGACTGAGTCGTTGAACCCAAATTTAATCCAGGAAGATTCTCGATCGCGAATTTGAACTCTTCGGAGGGTTCAACCCGCAACGTTTTCTTAAGGTTCATCCAGCGATCGCGCAATTTCCAAAACTTGCTGGTTTGCATGGCCGCAATAACGGTCTGGGAGTATTCCAGACGGCCATGAGTTTGTTGGAGCTGAGATTGTAACTGATCTAAATCAGCTTCTAGCTGTTGAATTTGAACGTGCGAGCGCTGCTTTTCTGCCTCAGCATCTCGGATTTGAGCCTGCGATCGCACAAGTTCTACTTGAGCTTCTTGAAGCTGAGCTTGGGCCTGCTCTAGCTCAGCGTAAGTAGCTTGTTGTGCTTGTAATCGGCTGAGTTCTGCCTGAGCTTCCTGAAGCTGAGCTTGGGACTGTTCCCACTGAGCATAAGTCTCGTGCAGATGTGCCTGCGATCGCTCTAACTCTGTTTGGGATTTCTCAAGCTCTACCAGAGTTTGGCGTAGTTGTGCTTGGGACTGTTCCCACTGAGCATAAGTCTCGTGCAGATGTGCCTGCGATCGCTCTAACTCTGCTTGGGATTTCTCAAGCTCTGCCTGAGTTTGGCGTAGTTGTGCTTGGGACTGTTCCCACTGAGCATAAGTCTCGTGCAGATGTGCCTGCGATCGTTCCCATTCTCCGTAGGTGTGATGCATCTGAGCTTGCGACTGCTCTAGCTCAATTCGTAACTGTTGTAGCTGAAGTTTTGATTCACTCAGCTGCTCCGTCAACGTAGAACACCTTTGAACCAAAGCTGAGTTTCTACCCTCTAGGGAAAGCGGATATGCTTTCAAAACAAACTGTAAAGTATCTGACTCTTCTGCTTGCTCAACGAGTTGTAAGGTGCTTTCGTCAAACTCTTCTCTCACTACCTGGGGGATGAGAGGGGACGGAAAGAAAACCGGAAGTTTTGTGCGCTCAAGACAATCTACAAAATATCCCGTATCTTCAAATAATTTTTTG harbors:
- a CDS encoding alpha/beta fold hydrolase — protein: MSETPDFILYAQHGWADSSREITALAQSLASPQTQVVTPNLGFVKTWLRIEPLIEHVEQVAIDMLATYPETPIRIIGHSMGGLIWLEVLNRHPEWWSQVDSLVLVASPVGGSDLGRIFDPLQFGLGIARDLGKNRRTIAETIAAVIPTLTIAGDYDGGSDGTIPVESSKFRHAKFVCIYGLPHATLKNHPAVAAAIRDFWGESTEESELSGHLIQRLRLVAGMTDAHRRDFERSQTLFTFEDGTTMRTWKNPFGVDHVFVASPRGQCLYGGFVGWLHADDLRQALEEIQREYQPQL
- a CDS encoding pentapeptide repeat-containing protein gives rise to the protein MDVNELLQRYAVGKRDFAWADLQGADLAGSNLAQSNFNRANFTGANLKQANLSQANLTKANFSNVDLTGANLTGATCRKANFTGAILAGAILEAVDWTGATLPDGTMFEAIAAAEPETDTPLEDAAVISSEAARKETPELVETLALSTSARPRRTTVKEFQADLPWPSLLLLGVGYCCFGFLIGMHPGAGLAWVIAWLGSIAWLFEESLTWFAPLVGAIAVMAAAGVSVVLLAVCGVVTFTLLVMLKFLGWSWRAAVKDSLWVGAIGAVAITTASWLFADNEGTGAILVSGKFPFAILLLLGVSGAGLGAVAWGQMLGTGYSRKQTAWTFGGTTALGLLGGCLLALPLRG
- a CDS encoding glycosyltransferase translates to MSSGWAKDYPAVEGITEEALDDNNSHKKMLQLIGNNKHVIDFGCATGYLAQFLSQRGCKVTGIEVNPEAAKTAENYCEQVIVADLDLVSLAEILPEKKFDVAVFGDVLEHLRNPWQLLKATIQLLKPDGYIVASIPNISHGAIRLALLKGRFEYSQLGILDDTHLRFFTHETVKKLFEDTGYFVDCLERTKLPVFFPSPLIPQVVREEFDESTLQLVEQAEESDTLQFVLKAYPLSLEGRNSALVQRCSTLTEQLSESKLQLQQLRIELEQSQAQMHHTYGEWERSQAHLHETYAQWEQSQAQLRQTQAELEKSQAELERSQAHLHETYAQWEQSQAQLRQTLVELEKSQTELERSQAHLHETYAQWEQSQAQLQEAQAELSRLQAQQATYAELEQAQAQLQEAQVELVRSQAQIRDAEAEKQRSHVQIQQLEADLDQLQSQLQQTHGRLEYSQTVIAAMQTSKFWKLRDRWMNLKKTLRVEPSEEFKFAIENLPGLNLGSTTQSAPKAVVPLELERHKQTVTTTYKHVLKSFLASGAKLHLPTSQTPLVTVVLVLYNRAELTFQCLRSLSENFYNSFEVVIVDNASSDDTSVLLDRIQGARIIRNSENHHFLLASNQAAKVAQGKYILFLNNDAQVLPGSIASAVKTIESAEDIGAVGGKILLLDGSLQEAGSIIWQDGSCLGYGRGDSPFAPEYMFGRDVDYCSGAFLLTSRELFLQMGGFDEDYKPAYYEEADYCLRLWRSGKRVVYDPDAVILHFEFASSKSSDAALQLQAKNREIFVNNHRDRLQAHHLPDPANILLARTTANKQPRVLFIDDRVPHTFLGAGYPRAREILLSLIELGYTVTFYPLNDLIDEGDWDTVYRDIPKVVEVMTEQGRPKLAEFLQQRAGYYEAIIISRPHNMQIFQPIFTGHPELFSNTKVIYDAEALFSLREVAYRRLNGQEVSEAEIDALIQDEVKLAAGVSSVISVSEPESKKFAECGFPTVHTLSHTVALRPTENSFKQRSDILFVGAIHDDFSPNADSVIWFANQVFPQIQAQLDADLKFKIVGFNSSEKVFNLANDHIQVMGRVNNLESYYNRARLFVVPTRFAAGIPLKIYEAASHGLPVVTTSLIAAQLGWQDGIELLVADDPNEFAQKCVQLYTNAELWEKLRFNILRRIEAEGSKEAFTAKLQEILTKE
- a CDS encoding GDP-mannose 4,6-dehydratase, giving the protein MSSKSALITGITGQDGSYLAELLLTKGYQVFGLVRRSSSGNSSRISHFSDDIKILSGDLLDQCSLMDAIIEAQPDEIYNLASQSYIPTSWTQPSLTAEYTALGVSRLLESIRRCKPDAKFYQASSSEVFGQPDESPQTERTAFRPRNPYGVAKAYAHWMSVNYRQQYNLYTCCGITYTHESPRRGAEFVFRKITRAAALVKLGLLNELKLGNLDAKRDWCYAKDAVYAMWLMLQQQEADDYIIASGETHSVRELVECAFSCVNLNWEDYVSVDPAFYRPDEPVQLMGCIDKIRNQLGWQPQHSFQELVELMVEHDLKALQDQP
- a CDS encoding alpha/beta fold hydrolase — its product is MAVEERLVEVGPLKWFCREANPMNSTDKPPVLLLHSFPSQSYSWRQVLPALAEQGFRAIAPDWPGFGFSAKPDKRDFAYTPDAFVGALADLLQALEVERFSLVVQGFLGAVGLRYALQNPDQIERLAIFNTPLSTTAKLPWKIQQMGLPLVGDMMTQDPLLVDRLLEGGGPYQVADKDLDVYRRPFLKSSDAGRSLLYTLRNLQLPTATAEIEPGFANWERPILVAWGMSDPWLPFSMAENFTKAVPDAELVKLEEVGHYAQEDWYEKVNEVLLPFLRRQSH
- the psbQ gene encoding photosystem II protein PsbQ, translating into MRHYRSILALALAFVTAFLVSCSSPTSTKTLTYSPTQVERIQSYASGITALRGRMPELATLIENREWIDVRGFIHGPLGELRIRMGNLARNLLPDAQGQARQAAQDIFTHLEEIDEAAQNGDYRQAIRNYAEALKDFDAFFQLVPNS
- a CDS encoding FAD-binding oxidoreductase, giving the protein MSRVAVVGCGVVGAAIAYELSQIPGLTITVFDRQLPAQAATGAALGVLMGIISHKVKGKAWQLRLASMERYETLIPELEAIAGCTIPWNRNGILKLCFAEEDLTKWQTLAETRKSQGWELEILDAAQLQDQYPYLNSDSISAAIYSPRDRQVDPMALTRALVTAAERNGVTFHFEAAVETVTCSSDSSNSQICAQLQTTAGNFEIDWLVVAAGLGSTPLTAALQQSIEIRPVLGQALHLQLDQPLGILEKQPVITGNDVHIVPLGSNQCWVGATVEFAAGEEVVADEAQLQIVLEQAIAFCPALAKATILKTWSGLRPRPEGRPAPIIGPLPGYSNVLLATGHYRNGVLLAPGTAQVIRQLITAKQN
- a CDS encoding glycosyltransferase — translated: MLKNSVLRSKRVLERVPRLLFLLKTEGLNPVLARIFRKLYFKLASPSLLAESHPPALEVPLSANPTYQQWLNKKFPREADLAKMAETLKVFRYQPTISVLMPVFNTPETFLREAIASVLDQIYPYWELCIADDASTQPHVKEILAEYAAQDPRIKVVFRSENGHISRSSNSALEIATGEFVALLDHDDLLTPDALYEVALLLNQHPEADMIYSDENKLNEQGQLLEPAFKPDWCPDSFLSRMYTCHLGVYRRSLLDQIGGFRVGYEGSQDYDLVLRFTEKTNQVFHIPKVLYCWRIHPESTATGEEDVKPYAYIAAQKALEESIERRGEPGKVLDAPGFLGIYHVRYQLPEQYLVSIIIPVTSEHQAFIKNCITSIFTKSTYPNYEVIVVSDRTVSQDTNRLLAQWQAKEPTKFKHHQLSKPCSSSSLSRYGTRQAQGSYLLFLNANTAVITPDWIGAMLEQAQRQSIGAVGALLRYDDDTIQHAGLIVGIRDAVGCNHKYLPATASGYMFQIQAINNFSAVSGACLMCKREVYEQIGGFDEKLTHQYYDVDLCLKMVEQGYRNIYLPHVALYHYESKEDKVCEPDLAYFRAKWQSFIKHDPCYSPHLTREYEDYRL